ATGGGGCAGGCGCCTCGATCAGCAAAACATAGATGTCTTTGAGAACCTGAGTGAAGTTGCTGAAACCACTGATTCTGGAGCCACCACAGTGATCCCATGCATTAAGCAGCACATCTCTTCCCTGAGAGGATTGTTTCAAAAATACTTCCCGAACAACTCAGCTCAGTATGCCTGGGTTATGGATCCATTCAATGCAGCAGGTtggtattttgacattttattgaatATTATACTCATATTatacatgcattttatttatgttgtatGCTACTTACTAACTGGAATGGATTGTTGTCAAACAGATTCTTTGTGTTTATTatgcaatgacaaataaagtaagcctatttatttatattctgtCTGCAGCACCTGCTGATTTTAGGTCTGCTGAGGAGGACCAGTTTATTGAGATGACATCTGACTCCACCCTGAGGCTCAGGTTTAAAGCTCAGACACTTAGTGAATTCTGGTTTGGAGTGGAGAGGGAGTATCCACTCATCGGGCAGAGAGCTGTGTGCATTCTTCTTCCCTTTGCCACATCATATCTCTGTGAGATGGGCTTTTCAGCTGTTGCTTCACTGAAAACAAAGTACAGATCTCAGCTGAACATTGAGCGTGACTTGAGAGTGGCAGTATCAAGCCTGCAACCCCGCTTTGAGAAATTGTGCAATGCAAAACAGGCTCATTGCAGCCACTAATGCAGGGATAAATAGACCTGTCTTGCCAaatggatttcttttcttttctttttttaacagattGCAAAGTggcacttttatttcttttctatttttgaaCTTGATACAAATTTTGACACAGCtgcacttttattttctttattgctGTTATTTGATGTAGATAGTTTGTATTTAGATACAACTTGTTACTATACTGATACTACTTGTTGTTAGTagttaagtgtttaatggtctaatcgtttcagctggacttgtaggccgttatattgttggatagtctattttataataaaacatcgtagtttaatctgtaaagtaactaataactaaagctgtcagatgaatgtagtagagtaaaaagtataatatttctctctgaaatgtagcggagtagaagtagaaagtggcatgaaaagaaaagactcaagtaaagtacaagtacctcaatatTTGTACTTAAATAAATTGGAACATTTTAAGCTTGTTGCGTATTTCATTAGCATTGTGTTGGGGCGATGGGGCAGGTGGGGCTTGAAAATTCCCCCTTGTCCAAAGTGGGGAATGAccgaaaaagtttgagaaccactgatttaaaacattatttaaagtatgTTGAGATCCATCCCCCCTCCTGGTATCTGTAGCCCCGCCCCCTCTCAGTATCTGTAGCCCCACCCCCTCTCAGTATCAGTAGCCTTGCCCCTCTCAGTATCAGTAGCCCCGCCCCTCTTCCTCCGTAGCGCTGCCCCTCTAGGCCTCTGTAGCCCCGCCCCTCCCAGCCTCCATAGCTCAGAGAGCAGCTGAGGCCAGCAGCTGTAGAGCAGACAAACATTTCCACTTCTCCCTCCATGAGTTACCGGATTATTGTGACCAAACCGGAGAGACTAACGGAGCCGGATCCGGTGACTGTTGGTGTCCAGTTTAAACAACAGGTTCAGTTCAATCAGCAATCAGCTCATTAAGACCACTCCAGTGGCAGCAGTTCAGGTAGAGATGGAGGAGATGCCTCTCCATCTTAGAAGAGACTAGTTGTCTCTTGTATACTGGGCGAATTTGAGGGGTCATGGTGACAAACATTTGAGTCAGTCAGTTCTATGGCAATGTcaagaaagagagaatgacCTAATTAAAAGTTTTGGATGGACAATAAGGCAGAAGGTAATAATGATGGGAGTCAGTGCCCTGACAATAAGCCCTTCAGTGGTTTATCCAGTTGTTCCTCCATGGCTTTTGTCAGAGGTTCCAGTTGACTTAGGCTTATTGGAGGAAAAGGAGGTTAATGAAGTGGATCATTACAGGGTACAGAGATACATTTCAAGGAAATATAAAGAAGGAGTCATTATATATACTGATGCATCTAAGAAGACGGATACGAAAATGGGAATTGCTTATGTTATCCCTCAATTAAACATTGAATCTGCTTCATTAATGATGATTTAGCTGTATACACAGCAGAACTGTTAGCAATATGGATGGCCTTGATGTGGGTAGAGAGCAATAGACCTAAGCAAGCTGTGACTGTCTCAGACTCCAGCTCAGCTTTGATAAGCCTTAAGTTTATTCACTCGGAGTCTAGACAGGACATAGTGTATGAAATAATGCAACTAGCTAACAATCTGATTAAGTCAGGTTTTAGTACTACATGTATATGGGTACCAGCTCATTGATTTCACAACTTGGTGAAAACCAGATGACATTAAATGTACATGATATACTGCAAAAAGGATCTGGtgaaatttgttttaattttttggtttcttttttgaAGATAACTGGGTTATTAAAAAGGATTTAAGAAAGTGTAGGTTGACCTCTTGATCACACTCCAGTCCAGATGGTGGCGGTAATgcatagaagaagaagaagaagaagaagaagaagaagaagaagaagaagaagaagaagaagaactcATGTTAATTGCCTGTTCCTCTGTTCAGATCCCACTCaagacctgctgcctcctctaaaaataataatattccatAGAATTCTAAAACTGCCCACTGTTATATTGTGTTAGAAGACGGTCTaactttattcatattttcttttctatgCAGATAGTGATATGCTTTGATGCACTGATGTCAGGCAGGCTTGCTAGTTGCTTTTAGTCTGAGTCTGTGAGATAACCAAACTTCCTTTGAATGTAACGTGCAAATAAATagacggaaataaataaaagtaggctacagttTCCCTCAACTGCAGCCTGGGTTAAAGCAAAACTGGTAGGCTACACCGGTGCTACTCATGGATATATTAAGACAACGTGTTACCACATAGGAAATGCAACATCCGTTCTCAgaattttttcatttctgttttctagtgatttaatttgttgttatatgaaatagaaaataaaaatcgaagcatgttttaaattttccattttgaccatgaaaaggaaaaaacgccttgtatttcaatttcaaattttgtattttaaaatgaaaatcaaataaccattcgtttttttgttttttaacacctgttaatgaaatgaaactcgaatgaccaaaacatacactgaccgaAGACAAGCTTGGAAGATTGTTTTAAGTGTGTTTAAAAGAGTGAATTTTCCATAAGCTCACAGTGCCAAAAGTGCTCCTTACTTGGAGAACAACCGACCGTGTTGTGGAGAAATGCAActttttatattataatattaataataataatagtatatataacttttatattacattttttttcaaatgctatgaaatttaATACAACTTATAAAGAGAATTATAGGGAGCCATCcacattatttatttcttttgaaaatttggttgaaagaaacctgaatttctgatataaaaactttttgaaaatgggtcatatttgacccgacaacaggagggttaaatgcGGTGCACGCTATAAACAATACCAACAAACGTGTGATCGTGCCTGTTTGGGTATACTGCCCCTAAAACGTTTCAACCTCTTTATCCTGCCAGTTTGGTTTTGTCAGGTTCAATTTCAACAAGGAAACGATTCTCCAtcgagacttttttttttagagtaaTACGATATGTCAAAATAATACCGCTAGGTGGCAGCGTTTAGTCAACCCTCTCAGAGGAGGACAGTTGTTCCACAGGTGAGGTTCATGCACCTTGAGGGGTAAGAGACAGAGGGTTTGAGGGGTTTCCTTTGAAACATTCTTATTATCAATTACAGTCcctaaaaaaacagtacaatgacaaaatacaacaatgaTAGTTTAAATGTTCACTGTAGGTTTCCATGAGTCTTTGAGGAACCTAAcctaagcagtggtggaaagtaactacgTTACATTAACTTGTGTAGCCTAAGGTTCTGAAGTAGGGGAGACCGGGTACAGTTGTAACACATGGTCAGTTGTAACACTACCAATTGCATGAATCAGGGATAAGATAGGAGTCATGTGACAGTTTCAGTTTCCTCAGGCTTCCTTTATGATCCCACATGGAGGTTTTCCAGTCTGTGTAGCTATCTCTCCTGAAGCTACAGAAGAAAATCTAATTCTGaggtaagaaagtaaaaaaaaaaattttgttTAGTACTTCTACCGTTGTAGATAATGTTGTATGAGTTATATCAGGTCAAACTGTAGTTTCTCTAGTAAAGAATGGTGTATCAACCTCCTGCTAATTTCAAAGCACAATGCTAATACAGCTAGCTAAACAATGGGTGACAGTGGCGGGGTAGGATGTAACACGTGTTATGAAAGTGTTACAACCATCAAGTGTGggtcaagtgtgttttatgtagCTTTTGGGTCCACCAGGCATGCACTCCAGGCCTGACCAATTTCATTTGTCACCCTTTTGACAATGTTTCTGATTAACaatgcatttcatttgtttgttctgtGGAATGGGGGTAAATATGTTTGTtaatttgctctctctctcacacacacacacacacacacccatatcAATGTGCAGGTAcattaataatatatacatttatatatatatatatatatttatatatatatatatatatatatatatatatataatataacacaGTCTGATGCTCTTACCTTAGTACATTTTGTTGATAATAGTTGCATACTTTAACTAAAggaacattttgaatgcaggacttctgATGATGAAGTAATGTACAGTGTGTGCAGGGGCgccgtataggggggaaaagttaggacaattccgagggcccatgactgacaggggctccaaaaaataggtaaaaactaatataaaattattaaaccatcatcattcagtgtatatatatatttcaaatataataataacattaatgatctctttgtttttacttgtttttggcagcaaaagttaaatatccccattgaccaaaaaatAAACGtccatattgaccgaccacccccctgtatctgcatggtttggtcctgccgtaGCACACTCAGTGACggacggtgtttagttgcagtctaGTGATGGGACAACCGACTCTTTTACGCGAGTCAGTTCAACTGGACGGTCGTTGGTTGGCCTACCGAGTTTATAGATTCGGTCACCGGTTCGCGTACTCTCGATGGCGGGCGGGGGGGAGGCAGGAACCAAGACGCCGCGGAAGACTTGAGCGGTtgcggttacattcggtctcgacATACTATTTACGTATCTTATACTGACCGACGCTAGACTCACGCACTGGCCACGGTTACATTTGGTAGCCTGGTGCGCAGTCTTCTCGTGACAGTCtaactaccatgtagcaacattcacttctctaacatttaacttaacataactaccaagataacatgacgtgtatttgtatgtgatgtacttaTTGTGATGTACatcgataatgtgtgaattgccatgaacacaatcatctaagatgcaccagaaacaaggcttggttaattactcaaacttgccgagaaccaagaCACCGTTTGATTACATGACTCGAGCAGGCCGGCCGGttgcacggttacattcggtcacgttcagtagcctggtgcgcggtctaggTAGCTCATTTCCTTGGAAATACGTTACAATCCAGGATAGATTTTTGGTTGATTTCAGCTGATTTAGAGCCCTCCATTGAGTCATGCACTGCTTCTCCTGCTGTTCTGACAGACCATAAGGCCATTTCTTTAGCTATTCAGGTCAGCAAGGAACAAAGAGGGAGATTCTCTAGCGGTTACTGGAAATTAAATAATTCTCTACTATTTCATGAAGAGctaaaaattaaaatagaaCTACTTATCTCAGAACAGTGGGAGGCTGCTAGAAAAGGGAATCATTTTGGGACATCGTGGGAACTTCTCAAATATAAAATTAGAGGCGTCTGCTCGGGTTATGGCAAGATAttggcacaaaaaaagaaaaatgtaacatacTCGCTAATCAACAATATTAACAAACTTACTGAAAAAGAGCATTTGAGCTAAGAAGATAATAATACCTTATTAGACTTACAAAACCAACTAGAAATTTTATATGAGAACAAAGCAAAAGGAGCTTTTATAAGGTCACGTAGGAATTGGATGGAACAGGGTGAGAAAAACAGTAGATATTTCTTTAAcatggaaaaaagaagaaatgaaatCAATTCTATAAGAAAACTTGACATTTGGGAAAAGATTAGCGAGGACAGTAAAGAGATATGAAACTTTATAAGTGCTTTTTATGAAAAACTTTACTCGAGAGATATTAATCACAAAGATCCAAAGGAACTCTTTAGCTTGATTAACTCACCTAAATGTGTGGATGCAGAATATAATAAAATCTGCTGTCAGGACATAACTCTTGAGGAGATTATATGGGGAATAACTCAATTAAAGAACAATAAATCACCAGGGTGTGATGGTCTGACCTCTGAGATGTATAAATGTTTCTCTGAGTCACTGGGTACATTTCTTTTAGCTGTCTTCAAAGAATCTCTTGACAGAGGGGAGCTTCCTCCTTCTCTGAGGCAAGGTGTCATAACACTTATCCCAAAACCCCACAAAGACCCTCTATTAATTGAAAATTGGCATCCCATTACATTGCTAAATAATGACTATAAGATTCTAGCATCTATCTTAGCAAAACGTCTCAAATCTAAATTACACACTTTAATTGATGAATGCCAATCTGGTTTCATGAAAAATCGTCACATAGCCGATAACGTTCGCCTAGTTTTAGATCTGATTGAATAAAAAGACTTTCTAGATGATGAACACCTTATTTTATTCTTAGACTTTCAAAAAGCCTTTGACACGGTAAGCCACAAATTTATTTTTGACACCTtaaacttttttaatttttggtaAGAATTGTATTAATGCTGTTAAAACTCTGTACATGGGAGGAAACAGTTGTGTTAAATTGGCTAGTGGAACCTCACCCAGATTTTACATAAACAAAGGTATCCGCCAAGGCTGCCCCACCTCGCCTCTTCTATTTTTGATTGTAGCTCAAATTCTCTGTGATTTAATTCACAAGAGTACATTCAAAGGAGTTACATTaaatgaaagagaaataaaaatgtcacagtTGGCCGATGACACAACCCTATTTCTAAAAAAACGAATCCCAAATAGGAGTTGCACTAAATGTTGTAAACCAATTTTCTGAAAGCTCAGGCTTGAATTTAAATCTTTCAAAATGTGAGCTGTTTTctcttaaa
This is a stretch of genomic DNA from Sander vitreus isolate 19-12246 chromosome 12, sanVit1, whole genome shotgun sequence. It encodes these proteins:
- the LOC144526271 gene encoding zinc finger BED domain-containing protein 5-like, giving the protein MFLEEQRMYEAASKFSDEQFLFKLAYLSDMFGKLNELNLQLQGKDKHLPHLADKITAFTRKLEVWGRRLDQQNIDVFENLSEVAETTDSGATTVIPCIKQHISSLRGLFQKYFPNNSAQYAWVMDPFNAAAPADFRSAEEDQFIEMTSDSTLRLRFKAQTLSEFWFGVEREYPLIGQRAVCILLPFATSYLCEMGFSAVASLKTKYRSQLNIERDLRVAVSSLQPRFEKLCNAKQAHCSH